Proteins encoded together in one uncultured Sphaerochaeta sp. window:
- a CDS encoding ATP-binding protein: MLLEYTVRNYTVFKNTARLSFVASNYDKETYERENVQKIPEKKLRVVKSAVVYGANAAGKTKLFDSLAFMRQFVLESSKKGQQGDVIDTKPFLLSESTRQEPSEFEIIFLHKDARYRYGFEVTSEKVIAEWLFYKPESREYQIFYRDTLDKTLETHQKLFRKGILLESENMVRDNALMLSVAAQFNDEICSTVIQWFTHNLSVLSSIREYGYKGYTMAMNDKVAFHKKIMQLLNQADLSIQDIHSKVLDLDAMGEAIPVEVKEQLVQKVKGEGVKVYTECETVHYLYDRNNKVIGQTKFSMDEDESHGTQKFFYLAGPILDTLEEGKTLFIDEFDARLHPNLVLSLFSLFNTPSINTKGAQLVITAQNSIFLQSNMLRKDQIWFVEKDRFEAAHLYSLADFKSNHARKGDNYEAKYLKGKYGAIPYLTMQNYFADTACEKERRWPQER, encoded by the coding sequence ATGCTTTTAGAATATACCGTCAGGAACTACACCGTATTCAAGAATACTGCCCGCTTGAGCTTCGTTGCTTCAAACTATGACAAGGAAACCTATGAGAGGGAGAATGTCCAGAAAATTCCTGAGAAAAAACTGCGAGTAGTAAAATCAGCAGTGGTCTATGGAGCAAATGCGGCTGGAAAGACAAAACTATTTGATTCCTTGGCTTTTATGCGACAGTTTGTTCTTGAGTCATCAAAGAAAGGACAGCAAGGTGATGTAATTGATACAAAGCCGTTTCTTCTCTCTGAGTCTACAAGACAGGAGCCAAGCGAGTTTGAGATTATTTTTCTCCATAAGGATGCTCGTTATCGATATGGCTTTGAAGTAACCAGTGAGAAAGTAATCGCTGAATGGCTCTTTTACAAACCAGAATCAAGGGAATACCAAATCTTTTATCGTGATACGTTGGATAAGACACTTGAGACCCACCAAAAATTATTTCGCAAAGGAATCTTGCTAGAGAGTGAAAACATGGTTCGCGACAATGCACTCATGCTCTCGGTTGCTGCTCAGTTCAACGATGAAATCTGTAGCACAGTCATTCAATGGTTCACTCACAACCTATCGGTTCTTTCAAGTATCAGAGAGTATGGATACAAAGGCTATACCATGGCCATGAATGACAAAGTAGCCTTCCATAAGAAAATTATGCAGCTCTTAAACCAAGCTGACCTCTCTATCCAAGACATACACTCAAAGGTCCTTGACCTTGATGCAATGGGAGAGGCTATTCCTGTTGAAGTAAAAGAGCAACTGGTGCAAAAAGTAAAAGGAGAAGGAGTCAAAGTCTATACTGAATGTGAAACAGTGCACTACCTGTATGATAGAAACAACAAAGTCATTGGTCAGACGAAGTTCTCTATGGATGAGGATGAGTCGCACGGTACACAAAAGTTCTTCTACCTTGCAGGACCTATTCTTGACACCCTTGAGGAAGGAAAAACCTTATTCATCGATGAGTTTGATGCACGTCTCCATCCAAATCTTGTACTGAGCCTGTTTTCTCTCTTCAACACCCCGAGTATCAACACAAAAGGAGCCCAATTAGTGATTACTGCTCAAAACTCAATCTTCCTGCAGTCCAATATGCTTCGAAAAGATCAGATCTGGTTTGTAGAGAAGGATAGATTTGAGGCCGCCCATCTCTATTCCCTAGCAGATTTCAAATCAAATCATGCTCGCAAAGGTGATAATTATGAGGCGAAATACTTGAAAGGCAAGTATGGAGCTATCCCTTATCTAACTATGCAGAATTACTTTGCTGATACTGCCTGCGAGAAGGAGAGGAGATGGCCTCAAGAGAGATAG
- a CDS encoding ATP-binding protein → MLSRSLYYEKIRPFINKPFIKVITGIRRCGKSTMMLLIQQLLTEEGVESKQIISINFESMKYYHLRSSLALYNYVSELLKTMKSPAYVFFDEIQIVEDWEEAVNSLFLDFQIDMYITGSNSQLLSSELSTLLTGRFIHIEMQVLSFSEMLEFRSSKTDTQENLLWLYIRRGGFPAVHLTSDYDEKATYMIINDIFDSIVLRDVVQRYKIRDVELLRRILNFIADSVGNTISAKLIADYFKSQARKVDINTVYTYLDALVSSFLITRVQRYDIKGRELLKTQEKYYLADTGLQHAVFGYRDRHISGILENIVYNELVRRGYTVYIGKLDTREVDFIAEQPHHKLYVQVAFKLESEETVQREFASLLAIRDSYPKFVVTMDPHFQDTIEGVRHIGLYQFLTDEHLF, encoded by the coding sequence ATGCTCAGTCGATCATTGTATTATGAGAAGATCAGACCATTTATAAACAAACCCTTCATTAAAGTAATCACAGGGATTCGTCGATGTGGAAAGTCGACCATGATGCTGCTCATACAACAACTCCTAACCGAAGAGGGAGTAGAGAGCAAGCAGATTATCTCAATCAACTTTGAGAGCATGAAGTACTACCACTTACGCTCTTCACTCGCTTTATACAACTATGTGTCAGAACTTCTCAAGACAATGAAGAGCCCTGCATATGTGTTCTTCGACGAAATACAGATAGTGGAAGATTGGGAAGAAGCAGTAAACTCACTATTCCTCGATTTCCAAATTGACATGTATATCACCGGATCAAACTCACAGCTTCTTTCATCGGAGCTCTCGACCCTACTTACTGGCCGCTTCATTCATATAGAGATGCAGGTATTGTCCTTTAGCGAGATGCTGGAATTCAGATCAAGCAAGACGGATACACAAGAAAATCTGCTTTGGCTCTATATCAGACGAGGAGGTTTTCCTGCTGTTCATCTGACCTCCGATTACGATGAAAAAGCTACATATATGATCATCAACGATATCTTCGATTCCATCGTCCTTCGTGATGTGGTCCAGCGATACAAAATACGGGATGTCGAGCTACTACGGAGGATTCTGAACTTCATCGCTGACTCAGTCGGGAATACCATTTCTGCAAAACTCATTGCCGATTATTTCAAGAGCCAAGCAAGAAAGGTTGATATCAATACCGTCTACACGTACCTCGATGCATTGGTTAGCTCTTTCCTGATCACGAGAGTCCAACGATATGATATCAAAGGCAGAGAACTACTGAAAACACAAGAAAAGTACTACCTTGCCGATACCGGTCTTCAACATGCCGTCTTTGGATATAGGGACAGGCATATATCCGGCATATTGGAGAATATCGTGTATAACGAGTTGGTCAGACGGGGATACACGGTATACATAGGAAAGCTGGATACCCGGGAAGTCGACTTCATTGCAGAGCAACCTCATCATAAACTGTACGTGCAGGTTGCTTTCAAATTAGAAAGTGAAGAAACTGTACAAAGAGAATTTGCATCGCTACTCGCCATCCGTGATTCGTATCCAAAATTCGTGGTAACAATGGACCCTCACTTCCAAGACACCATTGAAGGAGTACGGCATATAGGGTTATATCAGTTTCTCACCGATGAGCATCTGTTTTAA
- a CDS encoding RloB family protein, translating into MASREIEKKRRREKRNLTRKRPGLSVLPTILIVCEGKNTEPSYFNALKFKSATIHPVGEGFNTISLVRRAEFLAKQKQYDEVWCVFDKDDFPSEDFNEAIHVALSKGFHVAYSNQSFEYWILLHFSDHQGGALHRNDYNTLINQATNPMGVFYDGNGCKIITQELFLLLFGIDPTTHKTRYQLAIERAERIYSQLNHFSPAKEESSTTVHLLIKHLLTFERY; encoded by the coding sequence ATGGCCTCAAGAGAGATAGAGAAAAAGAGAAGACGAGAGAAACGCAATCTTACAAGAAAACGACCAGGGCTTTCCGTTCTCCCAACCATTCTGATTGTATGTGAGGGAAAGAATACTGAACCATCCTATTTCAATGCCCTAAAATTCAAATCTGCCACGATACATCCAGTGGGGGAAGGATTTAATACAATTTCCTTAGTCAGACGCGCAGAATTCCTTGCCAAACAAAAACAATATGATGAAGTATGGTGCGTCTTTGATAAGGACGATTTTCCTTCAGAAGATTTCAACGAAGCTATCCATGTAGCATTATCAAAAGGTTTTCATGTCGCGTATTCAAATCAATCCTTCGAATATTGGATTCTTTTACATTTTAGTGATCATCAGGGGGGTGCTCTCCATCGAAATGATTACAATACACTGATCAATCAAGCAACAAATCCTATGGGCGTATTCTATGATGGCAATGGTTGTAAGATTATCACACAGGAGCTGTTTCTTCTCTTGTTCGGCATAGATCCAACTACACATAAAACTCGCTATCAACTTGCAATCGAACGTGCTGAACGGATATATAGTCAACTCAATCACTTTTCTCCAGCCAAAGAAGAATCATCTACAACAGTACATCTACTGATCAAACATCTTCTTACGTTTGAACGATACTGA
- a CDS encoding type IV toxin-antitoxin system AbiEi family antitoxin domain-containing protein — MATLDFALPEGLLVDRAWLKSRGIENTTVDYYLRSGKLEAVVHGIYRKPGPPLKWQNVVYSLNLLGYDVHVGHMTALTYHGYAHFLMLGKLPSIRLLSPQRLPTWVEKVGTIPGFSMMKAGPFPDVKVGMTEVPFGTWDWPICYSSPERAFIELTSTIDSQEQILQASLMMDGAVDLRPTLLQELLESSTSIKAKRLFLWLARTAGHTWYQYIDVSKIDLGVGKRQIVPGGKLDAEFLITVPKEAQDGQQEPIF; from the coding sequence ATGGCTACCCTTGATTTTGCGTTACCCGAAGGATTGCTCGTAGATAGAGCGTGGCTAAAAAGTCGTGGAATCGAAAATACTACCGTGGACTACTACCTTCGCTCTGGCAAGCTTGAAGCCGTGGTACACGGTATCTATAGAAAGCCAGGACCTCCGTTGAAATGGCAGAATGTGGTGTATTCACTCAATCTCCTCGGTTATGATGTCCATGTCGGACACATGACTGCCTTGACTTATCACGGGTACGCCCACTTTCTGATGCTTGGAAAGTTACCGAGTATCAGACTACTCAGTCCCCAGAGACTTCCTACGTGGGTGGAAAAAGTAGGGACCATTCCCGGATTTTCCATGATGAAGGCAGGGCCGTTCCCAGACGTTAAAGTCGGAATGACTGAAGTGCCTTTCGGCACTTGGGATTGGCCAATATGCTACTCCTCTCCTGAACGGGCATTCATTGAGCTCACCAGTACAATCGATTCACAAGAGCAAATCTTGCAAGCGAGTTTGATGATGGACGGAGCTGTAGATCTCCGGCCGACGCTGTTGCAGGAATTGCTGGAATCCTCCACCAGTATCAAGGCAAAGAGATTGTTTCTCTGGCTTGCAAGGACTGCAGGGCATACTTGGTATCAATATATCGACGTATCCAAGATAGATCTGGGTGTAGGCAAGCGTCAGATTGTGCCAGGCGGTAAGCTTGATGCAGAGTTTTTGATCACAGTCCCCAAGGAGGCCCAGGATGGACAACAAGAACCCATATTTTAA